Proteins from a genomic interval of Cottoperca gobio chromosome 8, fCotGob3.1, whole genome shotgun sequence:
- the LOC115011773 gene encoding B-cell receptor CD22-like: MSVERGNLTWTLMLLFLTGVLCGPWNVKYQREHICAVNGSSVVLLCSYDYPDIETVHSLKWGHERHNIYEGPFIFDSMINNSLRFQNIGDKRHNCSLKIQQVEHNDTGTYIFRFETKSEKGKWTGRGGSTLKVVDLNISVTKPRGNRTTKEGDSVNLTCINGCDGGNLSSAFTWFKNGEHINEGAVLYLSNMSSANSGNYTCSLKTHTGTTSGVTNIDVEYGPKNTSVSVRPSMEEDAGSNITLVCSSHANPPVENYTWFKIDEDDIMDVGHQPVFFPGDVEYWTTFSRDVLIFAAVAVLVLVAVPTGIAIRRRNKKRTKAPETDCEEDAQVALSLY, from the exons ATGAGCGTTGAACGAGGAAACCTGACATGGACACTGATGCTACTGTTTCTGACAG GTGTTCTTTGCGGTCCGTGGAATGTGAAATATCAGCGGGAACATATCTGTGCAGTGAACGGCTCGTCTGTTGTTCTTCTTTGTTCATATGACTATCCTGACATCGAGACAGTACACAGTTTGAAATGGGGTCATGAAAGACATAATATTTATGAAGGTCCTTTCATATTTGACAGCATGATTAATAACTCTTTGAGATTCCAGAATATTGGTGACAAACGTCACAATTGttctttaaaaatacaacaagtAGAGCATAATGATACAGGAACATATATCTTCAGATTTGAAACTAAGTCTGAAAAGGGCAAATGGACTGGTAGAGGTGGCTCAACATTAAAGGTTGTTG atttgaacatttctgtgACAAAACCTCGTGGAAACAGAACAACCAAGGAAGGCGACTCTGTGAATCTGACGTGTATTAACGGCTGTGATGGCGGTAACCTTTCATCTGCTTTCACCTGGTTTAAAAATGGAGAACACATAAATGAAGGAGCTGTACTTTATTTAAGCAACATGTCCTCCGCAAACTCTGGAAACTACACTTGttctctgaaaacacacacaggaacaactTCAGGAGTCACAAATATTGATGTTGAAT ATGGCCCCAAGAACACATCAGTGTCTGTCAGACCATCGATGGAGGAAGACGCCGGCAGCAACATCACCCTGGTCTGCAGCAGCCATGCAAACCCCCCAGTGGAGAATTATACTTGGTTTAAAATAGATGAAGATGATATTATGGATGTCGGCCACCAGCCTGTGTTCTTCCCGGGTGATGTTG AATATTGGACAACATTTAGTAGAGATGTGCTTAtctttgctgctgttgctgtgcttgtgcttgtggcTGTGCCCACTGGTATTGCCATCCGAAG ACGcaacaaaaaaaggacaaaagcaCCAGAGACTGACTGTGAGGAGGACGCACAGGTGGCACTGTCATTATATTGA